From one Conyzicola nivalis genomic stretch:
- the hisH gene encoding imidazole glycerol phosphate synthase subunit HisH: MSTAQPSVVVLDYGSGNVHSAAKALELAGARVELTADRDRAMNADGLFVPGVGAFSAVAEALAKVGGGALIEKRLIADRPVMGICVGMQVMFEHGVERGNQAPGLGEWPGSVTELDAPVLPHMGWNTVEAPEESRLFAGIHDERFYFVHSYAVQQWQLDPQPPFTPPLVTWAQHGAKFIAAVENGPLTATQFHPEKSGEPGIRLLKNWLQSL, translated from the coding sequence GTGAGCACCGCCCAGCCCTCCGTCGTTGTGCTCGACTACGGGTCGGGCAACGTGCACTCCGCCGCGAAGGCGCTCGAGCTGGCGGGCGCCCGCGTCGAGCTCACCGCCGACCGCGATCGCGCCATGAACGCCGACGGGCTCTTCGTGCCCGGTGTCGGCGCCTTCTCCGCGGTCGCCGAAGCACTCGCGAAAGTCGGCGGCGGCGCTCTCATCGAGAAGCGCCTCATCGCCGACCGTCCCGTCATGGGCATCTGCGTGGGTATGCAGGTGATGTTCGAGCACGGCGTCGAGCGCGGAAACCAGGCGCCCGGTCTCGGCGAATGGCCGGGCAGTGTCACCGAGCTCGACGCGCCCGTTCTGCCGCACATGGGCTGGAACACCGTCGAGGCGCCCGAAGAGTCGAGGCTCTTCGCCGGCATCCACGACGAGCGCTTCTACTTCGTGCACTCCTACGCGGTGCAGCAGTGGCAGCTCGACCCGCAGCCGCCGTTTACCCCGCCCCTCGTGACGTGGGCGCAGCACGGCGCCAAGTTCATCGCGGCGGTCGAGAACGGTCCACTCACGGCGACCCAGTTCCACCCCGAGAAATCGGGGGAGCCGGGCATCCGTCTCCTCAAAAACTGGCTCCAGTCTCTCTAA
- a CDS encoding SseB family protein, with amino-acid sequence MAEREIPGHHGHHPQGGADSAGTPWAGRHFEPNTSSDDDGSAPERLIEALRRFSSGELGESEVVDALRESRLLIPLVAHLGEAGLNEHGVVIDKTQELSIITVAGPDGRNVLPVFTSVTAMSHWNPKARPVPAAGTRVALAAASEHTELVVLDPTSPTEFVIRRPALWAIAQGQSWTPSFRDEAVLDAFADAAAGEPAVRSVALAAGDPSARLAGPELVVQLALADGLSRHELDAVVSRMQQKWVASEIIATRVDSMRVQLVSAS; translated from the coding sequence ATGGCTGAGCGCGAGATTCCGGGGCATCACGGCCACCACCCTCAGGGCGGTGCCGACTCCGCCGGAACCCCGTGGGCCGGCCGCCATTTCGAACCCAATACGAGTTCGGATGACGACGGCTCGGCGCCGGAGCGGCTGATCGAGGCGTTGCGCCGGTTCTCGAGTGGCGAACTGGGGGAGTCGGAGGTCGTCGACGCCCTGCGTGAGTCGCGGCTGCTCATCCCGCTCGTCGCGCACCTGGGCGAGGCCGGACTCAACGAGCACGGCGTCGTCATCGACAAGACGCAGGAGCTGTCGATCATCACGGTCGCCGGGCCCGACGGGCGCAACGTGCTTCCCGTGTTCACCTCCGTGACCGCGATGAGCCACTGGAACCCCAAGGCGCGACCGGTGCCCGCCGCCGGAACGCGCGTCGCCCTCGCCGCGGCGAGCGAGCATACCGAGCTGGTCGTGCTCGACCCCACTTCGCCGACCGAGTTCGTGATCCGTCGACCCGCGCTGTGGGCGATCGCCCAGGGGCAGTCGTGGACGCCGAGCTTCCGCGATGAGGCCGTTCTCGACGCCTTCGCGGATGCCGCGGCTGGCGAACCGGCGGTGCGCAGCGTCGCCCTGGCGGCCGGAGACCCATCGGCGCGCCTGGCCGGCCCCGAGCTGGTCGTCCAGCTCGCCCTGGCCGACGGCCTCAGCCGGCACGAGCTCGACGCCGTCGTGTCGCGTATGCAGCAGAAATGGGTGGCGAGCGAGATCATCGCGACCCGCGTCGACTCGATGCGCGTGCAGCTCGTGAGCGCGAGCTAG
- a CDS encoding NUDIX domain-containing protein — protein MSDLPPPLPPYGVRDSGDAWVYGPDGAKYWGRFGAAGLLVWHPTAGVLLQHRVGWSHHGGTWGLPGGALKEGETPVEGAMREALEEAGVPAELLTVIYTSVLELGFWRYTTVVTETSSEFEPVIGDAESVALAWVSVDEVKNLQLHPGFAAAWPELRSRLR, from the coding sequence GTGAGCGACCTGCCACCGCCGCTGCCGCCCTACGGGGTGCGCGACAGCGGGGACGCCTGGGTCTACGGGCCGGATGGCGCGAAATACTGGGGCCGGTTCGGCGCGGCCGGACTGCTGGTCTGGCACCCGACCGCGGGAGTGCTGCTGCAGCACCGGGTCGGCTGGAGCCACCACGGTGGAACCTGGGGCCTGCCGGGTGGTGCGCTCAAGGAGGGCGAGACGCCCGTCGAGGGCGCGATGCGCGAGGCGCTCGAGGAAGCCGGAGTGCCGGCCGAGCTGCTCACCGTGATCTACACGTCGGTGCTCGAGCTCGGATTCTGGCGTTATACGACGGTCGTGACCGAGACGTCGAGCGAGTTCGAGCCGGTCATCGGCGACGCGGAAAGCGTGGCTCTCGCGTGGGTTTCCGTCGACGAGGTAAAAAATCTGCAACTTCATCCCGGGTTTGCAGCCGCTTGGCCCGAACTGCGTTCCCGGCTGCGCTAA
- a CDS encoding helicase-related protein yields the protein MTSVTDTVDGILLNVYGLSELVRDTTATFYESLDTIEVLDPREARVIADDSPGYRRSRLWVDSTLRKSALPLSDDQPSVSTRMLADALPYQQAAVRQALSRDNLRPRILLADAVGLGKTLEIGMILSELVRRGRGDRILIVTPRHVLEQMQQEMWTRFALPFVRLDSLGIQRIRQLLPATRNPFTYYKRVIISVDTLKSERYLAHLRTQKWDAVVIDESHNLTNNKTQNNALARVLAPNTEALILASATPHNGKPESFAELVRLLEPTAVTPDGELVVEEVRRLVIRRHRQSPEVKSVVGADWAERMPPQHVLVEPSLEEQAIAVELDGVWLHPTGSVPNSGSNSALFPWTLAKAFLSSPAALADTVTERLSKVRGARTDAHREREALERLASLAASARETRAGKFAALAKHLREIGVGKNSPMRAVVFAERVATLEWLVDALREEFKLPADAVEILHGGLTDDEQMGVIEKFKLESSNLRILVTGDVASEGVNLHKQCHHLVHYDIPWSLIRIEQRNGRIDRYGQRHRPQITTLLLDPVGTEFSGDIKVLTRLLEKEEEARLALGDSSAIMGQYDVAREEDIVRKVLAGKAQLDEVVPDVDDALAHDPVQAFLASLTAVPQNAPEAVPVAEAGSGLFASDVDFLREALEEAFITPGSSAEAGGVEWRDFGNQSVVELAPPADLRQRLEVLPQSYLAQRRVVSKFVLATSVTKAQQVLTAALSEGSTWPDAHYLGPLHPVLDWAADRALSALDRNRVFVVCGDVEAPRVLLQGTLTNRRGQTVTSVHVAVEFPTSSEGFHSERTYATARDMLADAGVETGAVNAGGLANADGLTRFIAPSIDAVSSWMLTTLGAAMDATDERVDAWANRVARWKDDANALIQTRYIRERRGTVDREKELLEQLRPDKRALVTPLLVVVPRGGEN from the coding sequence GTGACCTCCGTCACCGATACCGTCGACGGGATACTCCTCAACGTCTACGGCCTCAGCGAACTGGTACGGGACACCACAGCGACGTTCTACGAAAGCCTCGACACGATCGAAGTTCTCGATCCGCGAGAAGCCCGAGTAATCGCCGATGATTCACCTGGGTACCGACGTTCTCGCCTATGGGTCGACTCCACGCTCCGGAAGTCAGCGCTTCCACTCAGCGACGATCAGCCATCCGTCAGCACACGCATGCTCGCCGACGCTCTGCCGTACCAGCAAGCGGCGGTCCGTCAGGCGCTGAGCCGCGACAACTTGCGGCCGCGCATCCTCCTCGCCGACGCCGTTGGACTGGGCAAGACGCTCGAGATCGGAATGATCCTCTCTGAGCTGGTTCGCAGAGGTCGCGGCGACCGCATTCTTATCGTCACCCCGAGGCACGTTCTCGAGCAGATGCAGCAAGAGATGTGGACACGTTTCGCGCTCCCATTCGTCAGACTCGATTCCCTCGGCATCCAACGAATCCGTCAGCTGCTACCCGCCACGCGCAACCCGTTCACCTACTACAAGCGTGTCATCATCTCCGTAGACACACTGAAGAGCGAGCGTTACCTCGCCCACCTGCGTACTCAGAAGTGGGATGCGGTCGTCATTGACGAGTCGCACAACCTCACAAACAATAAGACACAGAACAACGCTCTCGCGAGGGTTCTCGCGCCGAACACGGAGGCCCTGATCCTCGCGTCCGCGACGCCTCACAACGGGAAGCCTGAGTCGTTCGCTGAACTGGTCCGTCTTCTCGAGCCGACGGCGGTCACGCCGGATGGCGAGCTTGTCGTGGAAGAGGTGCGAAGACTTGTTATCCGACGCCATCGACAAAGCCCTGAGGTGAAATCTGTGGTCGGTGCAGATTGGGCCGAGCGGATGCCACCCCAACACGTCCTCGTAGAGCCTTCGCTGGAAGAACAGGCGATTGCAGTCGAACTCGACGGCGTTTGGTTGCATCCGACGGGTTCCGTGCCAAACTCGGGATCCAATTCCGCTCTCTTCCCTTGGACGCTCGCGAAAGCTTTTCTCTCCTCGCCGGCTGCTCTGGCCGACACCGTCACAGAACGACTTTCGAAGGTCCGTGGGGCCCGTACCGATGCCCATCGAGAACGGGAGGCCCTTGAGCGGCTCGCCTCTCTCGCCGCCTCCGCGCGCGAGACCCGTGCCGGAAAGTTCGCGGCGTTGGCGAAGCATCTCCGGGAGATCGGCGTGGGCAAAAATTCGCCTATGCGCGCCGTCGTCTTCGCCGAGCGGGTCGCGACTCTCGAATGGCTAGTCGATGCGCTGCGCGAGGAGTTCAAGCTGCCCGCGGATGCCGTCGAAATCCTGCATGGCGGCCTCACCGATGACGAGCAGATGGGTGTAATCGAGAAGTTTAAGCTGGAGAGCTCCAATTTGCGCATTCTCGTGACAGGAGATGTGGCCTCCGAGGGCGTCAACCTGCACAAGCAGTGCCACCATCTCGTCCACTACGACATTCCGTGGAGCCTGATCCGCATCGAGCAACGAAACGGCCGCATCGACCGCTACGGGCAGAGGCATCGCCCTCAAATCACGACTCTTCTCTTGGATCCGGTCGGCACGGAGTTTAGCGGTGACATCAAGGTGCTCACTCGTCTTCTAGAGAAAGAGGAAGAGGCTCGTCTTGCGCTAGGCGATTCCTCCGCCATTATGGGCCAGTACGACGTGGCCCGCGAAGAAGACATCGTGCGCAAAGTGCTGGCAGGCAAGGCCCAGCTCGACGAGGTCGTGCCCGACGTCGACGACGCACTCGCGCACGATCCGGTTCAGGCTTTTCTCGCGTCGTTGACCGCGGTGCCGCAAAACGCACCCGAAGCCGTGCCCGTTGCTGAAGCCGGCAGTGGTCTCTTCGCCAGCGACGTTGACTTTCTCCGTGAGGCACTGGAGGAGGCATTCATCACCCCGGGCTCGTCCGCAGAGGCGGGTGGTGTGGAGTGGCGGGACTTCGGCAATCAGAGCGTCGTCGAGCTCGCCCCGCCGGCCGACCTGCGTCAGCGTCTCGAGGTGCTCCCGCAGAGCTATCTCGCGCAGCGTCGTGTTGTGTCGAAGTTCGTGCTCGCGACATCCGTCACCAAGGCACAGCAGGTGCTTACCGCCGCGCTCTCCGAGGGCTCGACCTGGCCTGACGCGCACTACCTCGGTCCGCTGCATCCGGTACTCGACTGGGCGGCCGACCGCGCCCTCTCGGCCCTCGACCGCAATCGGGTATTCGTTGTGTGCGGCGACGTTGAGGCGCCACGCGTCCTGTTGCAGGGCACGCTCACCAATCGTCGCGGCCAGACCGTCACGTCGGTGCACGTCGCCGTGGAGTTTCCCACCAGCAGCGAGGGCTTTCACAGCGAGCGCACCTACGCCACAGCCCGCGATATGCTCGCCGACGCCGGAGTCGAGACCGGCGCCGTCAACGCCGGCGGTCTCGCGAATGCAGATGGGCTGACCCGCTTCATCGCCCCGTCGATCGATGCCGTGTCCAGCTGGATGCTGACGACGCTCGGTGCGGCAATGGATGCGACAGACGAGCGGGTGGATGCCTGGGCCAACCGGGTCGCCCGTTGGAAAGACGATGCGAATGCGCTCATTCAGACGCGCTACATCAGGGAGCGTCGTGGCACAGTCGATCGCGAGAAAGAACTGCTCGAACAACTGCGCCCCGACAAGCGGGCCCTCGTGACACCACTTCTCGTGGTTGTGCCGCGCGGAGGAGAGAACTAA
- a CDS encoding extracellular catalytic domain type 1 short-chain-length polyhydroxyalkanoate depolymerase: MRIGGAARVAALVATALLLAGCAPTLAEGQTRTDAGALADTHSLTVDGVERSYVAHVPEGAAAALPETLPVLVVLHGAGGNGAKAEAATGLSGLAKARNFIVVYPNGTQAADIEGQLAWNADGCCAAPRRTQVDDVGFIAAMLDDVEQRFPVDASRIYLAGFSNGGMMSYRLSCELGDRIAGIAVVAGAFNVADCDRSETTDVLIIHGTGDLTVPYRGGPTNEMTASRFGQWTNASVADATREWIGRNDCSRFPQTVIEGTVTRATYDECDEESKLEVITIAGGTHVWPLAPEKGFDASETVVDFFGLGS; encoded by the coding sequence ATGAGAATCGGAGGAGCGGCGCGGGTCGCCGCCCTCGTGGCCACCGCGCTGCTTCTCGCGGGGTGTGCGCCCACTCTGGCCGAGGGCCAGACGAGGACCGACGCCGGCGCCCTCGCAGACACTCACTCGCTCACCGTCGACGGCGTCGAACGCAGCTACGTCGCACACGTTCCCGAGGGTGCCGCGGCTGCGCTCCCCGAGACCCTGCCCGTGCTCGTCGTGCTGCACGGCGCCGGCGGAAACGGCGCGAAGGCCGAGGCCGCGACGGGACTCTCCGGTCTCGCGAAGGCGCGCAACTTCATCGTGGTCTACCCGAACGGCACGCAGGCGGCGGACATCGAGGGCCAGTTGGCCTGGAACGCCGACGGATGCTGCGCCGCCCCGCGCCGCACCCAGGTCGACGATGTCGGCTTCATCGCGGCGATGCTCGACGACGTCGAGCAGAGGTTCCCGGTCGACGCGAGCCGCATCTACCTCGCGGGCTTCTCGAACGGCGGCATGATGTCATACCGGCTCAGCTGCGAGCTCGGCGACCGTATCGCGGGTATCGCCGTGGTCGCGGGCGCGTTCAACGTGGCCGACTGCGACCGGAGCGAGACGACCGACGTGCTCATCATCCACGGGACGGGCGACCTCACCGTGCCCTACCGCGGCGGACCGACGAACGAGATGACGGCTTCCCGGTTCGGCCAGTGGACCAACGCCTCCGTGGCCGACGCGACCCGCGAGTGGATCGGACGCAACGACTGCAGCCGGTTCCCGCAGACGGTCATCGAGGGAACGGTCACCCGCGCGACCTACGATGAGTGTGATGAGGAATCGAAGCTCGAGGTGATCACGATCGCCGGCGGTACCCACGTGTGGCCACTCGCGCCCGAAAAGGGGTTCGACGCATCCGAAACCGTCGTCGATTTCTTCGGACTCGGCTCGTGA
- the priA gene encoding bifunctional 1-(5-phosphoribosyl)-5-((5-phosphoribosylamino)methylideneamino)imidazole-4-carboxamide isomerase/phosphoribosylanthranilate isomerase PriA produces the protein MSEFTRTPGLTLLPAVDVAGGKAVRLTQGEAGSETSYGNPMDAADEWISQGAEWIHLVDLDAAFGRGDNRHVIEKVIKNSPRSVNIELSGGIRDDASLEAALQTGAKRINLGTAALENPEWAAHVIAEFGEAVAVGLDVRGTTLAARGWTQEGGDLWTVLERLEDAGCSRYVVTDVTKDGTLQGPNLDLLVQVMERTHKPVIASGGISSLDDIADLRELVPRGLEGAILGKSLYAKNFTLAEALDVAND, from the coding sequence ATGAGCGAGTTCACCAGGACCCCCGGTCTCACCCTTCTTCCCGCAGTCGACGTCGCCGGCGGCAAGGCCGTGCGCCTCACCCAGGGCGAGGCGGGTTCGGAGACGTCGTATGGCAACCCGATGGACGCCGCCGACGAGTGGATCAGCCAGGGCGCCGAGTGGATCCATCTCGTCGACCTCGACGCGGCGTTCGGCCGCGGTGACAACCGTCACGTGATCGAGAAGGTCATCAAGAATTCGCCGCGCAGCGTGAACATCGAGCTCTCGGGCGGCATCCGCGACGACGCGAGCCTCGAGGCCGCCCTGCAGACGGGCGCCAAGCGCATCAACCTCGGCACCGCGGCTCTGGAAAACCCCGAGTGGGCGGCCCACGTCATCGCCGAGTTCGGTGAGGCCGTCGCCGTCGGACTCGACGTGCGCGGCACCACCCTCGCCGCCCGCGGCTGGACGCAGGAGGGCGGCGACCTCTGGACCGTGCTCGAGCGCCTCGAAGACGCCGGTTGCAGCCGCTACGTCGTCACCGACGTCACCAAGGACGGCACCCTGCAGGGCCCGAACCTCGACCTGCTCGTCCAGGTCATGGAACGCACCCACAAGCCGGTCATCGCGTCCGGCGGCATCTCGAGCCTCGACGACATCGCCGACCTGCGCGAGCTCGTTCCGCGTGGCCTCGAGGGCGCGATCCTCGGCAAGTCGCTCTACGCGAAGAACTTCACGCTCGCGGAGGCGCTCGACGTCGCGAACGACTGA